The following coding sequences are from one Planctomonas sp. JC2975 window:
- a CDS encoding LacI family DNA-binding transcriptional regulator, translating into MSERANQKSPTLGDVAELAGVSIATASKAVNGRAEVAARTRARVLKAAEQLGFTPNALAQSLQAGRTGTVGLITGDLEGRLSIPILMGAEDAFGAGSTSIFLCDARGDAIREQHHVRALMSRRIDGLIIVGDNPNPRAPLPFDLPVPVVYAYAPSTDPDDISIASDNVGAGRLAAEHLLECGRSRIAYISGDVTYTAARDRVAGAIEALHDAGLELLGGEALYGAWSEHWGRGGARAILTRYPDVDGILCGSDQIARGVIDALREAGKDVPADIAVMSHDNWEPLATQSRPPLTTIDMNLKDLGRLAAQLLFRAIDGQPDRGLHYVGCRVVTRESTALTK; encoded by the coding sequence ATGTCGGAACGTGCGAATCAGAAGAGCCCTACGTTGGGCGACGTCGCCGAGTTGGCAGGCGTATCCATCGCCACCGCATCCAAGGCGGTCAACGGTCGCGCGGAAGTGGCCGCCCGCACCCGCGCCCGTGTGCTGAAGGCCGCCGAGCAACTCGGCTTCACGCCGAACGCCCTTGCTCAGAGCCTGCAGGCGGGGCGCACGGGGACGGTCGGTCTGATCACCGGCGATCTGGAAGGTCGCCTCTCGATACCGATCCTGATGGGCGCGGAAGACGCGTTCGGCGCCGGCAGCACATCGATCTTCCTGTGCGATGCGCGAGGCGACGCGATCCGCGAACAGCACCACGTACGCGCGCTCATGTCGAGGCGAATCGATGGACTGATCATCGTCGGCGACAACCCCAATCCGCGGGCACCGCTCCCGTTCGACCTGCCGGTGCCGGTCGTATACGCGTACGCACCCTCCACCGACCCCGACGACATCTCGATCGCCAGCGACAACGTCGGTGCCGGCCGGCTTGCCGCCGAACATCTCCTCGAGTGCGGGCGATCCCGCATCGCATACATTTCCGGAGACGTCACCTACACCGCAGCACGGGATCGGGTCGCGGGGGCGATCGAGGCACTCCACGATGCGGGGTTGGAACTGCTCGGCGGGGAAGCGTTGTACGGTGCGTGGTCTGAGCACTGGGGACGCGGCGGGGCCAGGGCCATCCTGACTCGCTATCCAGATGTCGATGGGATTCTGTGCGGATCCGATCAGATCGCCCGGGGGGTCATCGATGCCCTCCGTGAGGCGGGCAAGGACGTCCCTGCCGACATCGCCGTGATGAGCCACGACAACTGGGAGCCGCTCGCCACCCAATCCCGGCCCCCGCTCACGACGATCGACATGAATCTGAAGGATCTCGGCCGCCTTGCCGCTCAGCTGCTTTTCCGGGCGATCGACGGGCAGCCGGATCGGGGTCTGCACTACGTCGGCTGCCGTGTCGTCACCCGCGAATCGACCGCGTTGACCAAGTAG
- a CDS encoding flavin reductase family protein → MSTQQLLPDHYVIDPAILYFGTPVALLSTIDSAGEPNLAPMSSVFWFGKTAVLGMGGGSQTSANLLATGECVINLPSEEMVDAVDRLALTTGRRVVSDRKRQAGYRYLQDKWGWAGLTAVAGETVNAPRVAECAVQLEGKVHALSTMAKDDPAERPTYLFQVRIDRVHVAPQIRSRSGVNRIDADRWRPLIMSFQQFYGLGRRLHPSRLATIDEEWYR, encoded by the coding sequence ATGAGTACACAACAGCTGCTTCCCGACCACTACGTCATCGACCCGGCGATCCTCTATTTCGGAACTCCGGTCGCCCTGCTCAGCACCATCGACTCGGCGGGCGAGCCCAATCTCGCGCCCATGTCCTCGGTGTTCTGGTTCGGCAAGACCGCGGTGCTCGGCATGGGCGGCGGGTCCCAGACGAGTGCGAATCTCTTGGCGACGGGTGAGTGCGTGATCAATCTGCCATCTGAGGAGATGGTGGATGCCGTGGATCGCCTTGCCCTCACCACGGGCCGTCGTGTGGTCAGCGATCGAAAGCGGCAAGCCGGATACCGCTACCTGCAAGACAAGTGGGGGTGGGCCGGGCTCACGGCTGTGGCAGGCGAAACAGTGAACGCTCCCCGGGTGGCGGAATGCGCCGTGCAGCTGGAGGGCAAGGTGCACGCTCTCTCGACCATGGCGAAAGACGATCCGGCGGAGCGTCCGACCTATCTGTTCCAGGTCCGCATCGACCGGGTCCATGTCGCACCGCAGATCCGATCGAGATCTGGCGTGAACCGCATCGACGCGGACCGCTGGCGGCCGCTGATCATGAGCTTCCAACAGTTCTACGGACTCGGGCGACGACTCCACCCATCACGGCTCGCCACGATCGACGAGGAGTGGTACCGGTAG
- a CDS encoding TetR/AcrR family transcriptional regulator: MIAAARKAFEAEGSGFSVDDVVALAGVGVGTFYRHFRSKTALLDAMIAELLDDLSRLIAPEVDAADAIFAFVHGALRSAPAKLDLVEALESLGNATELQQAIQRLRQQVRGALENAQEAGTITSDVNTDDLLALVSAGMTASARSADQPLRAERIAAVLCDGLRTRDQGTRSA; the protein is encoded by the coding sequence TTGATAGCAGCGGCCCGCAAGGCCTTCGAAGCAGAAGGGTCCGGCTTTTCGGTCGACGATGTTGTGGCGCTCGCGGGGGTCGGCGTCGGCACCTTCTACCGCCATTTCCGGTCGAAGACTGCGTTGCTCGATGCGATGATCGCCGAACTGCTTGACGACCTGTCGCGTCTCATCGCACCAGAGGTCGATGCCGCCGACGCGATCTTCGCCTTCGTGCACGGCGCCCTGCGGTCCGCTCCCGCGAAACTCGATCTCGTCGAAGCCCTCGAGTCCCTTGGAAACGCGACGGAACTGCAGCAGGCGATCCAACGACTGCGCCAACAGGTACGCGGTGCCCTGGAAAACGCACAAGAAGCCGGCACGATCACGTCGGACGTGAATACCGACGATCTGCTCGCCCTCGTCTCGGCAGGAATGACCGCGTCCGCGCGGTCCGCCGATCAACCGCTGCGCGCCGAGCGGATCGCCGCAGTCCTCTGCGACGGGTTGCGGACCCGGGATCAAGGCACTCGATCGGCCTAG
- a CDS encoding sugar ABC transporter permease translates to MVDSSTAARVTRSRTRFSRRTAPAVRLENLRGWLFAAPTAVLVLGLFIAPLVVVIIMAASNWTLLGGNQGNNFPLNFTNVFKDPLLPGAIWFTIEYTIITTVILMPIAFGLALLVQEARKWNAILRTAILIPSAMGIASASLLFYALYSPQIGPLTPLLNLIPGFQEGESVLSTPGGALWATVLLVVWRFAGFYMLLMMVGLQAIPGEVYEAAKLDGAGRLKTLMRVTIPLLRPTIAMTLIMSITGSLLAFDQFYILTEGGPNNSTMTIVQLIYREAFQTNRDLGMAAALTVMLLIALVIINAIQLRALRVGADED, encoded by the coding sequence GTGGTTGATAGCAGCACGGCTGCACGAGTCACTCGATCTCGTACCCGGTTCTCGAGGCGGACGGCGCCCGCCGTTCGCCTCGAGAACCTGCGCGGTTGGCTGTTCGCCGCTCCCACGGCGGTTCTCGTCCTCGGCCTCTTCATCGCCCCGCTCGTCGTCGTCATCATCATGGCGGCGTCCAACTGGACCCTCCTCGGCGGCAACCAGGGAAACAACTTCCCCCTCAACTTCACCAACGTCTTCAAGGATCCGCTCCTGCCAGGAGCCATCTGGTTCACCATCGAGTACACGATCATCACGACGGTGATCCTGATGCCGATCGCCTTCGGCCTCGCGCTTCTGGTCCAGGAAGCGAGGAAGTGGAACGCGATCCTCCGCACGGCGATCCTGATCCCCTCCGCCATGGGTATCGCATCGGCGTCGCTGCTGTTCTATGCCCTGTACTCGCCACAGATCGGCCCGCTGACCCCCCTGCTGAACCTGATCCCGGGGTTCCAGGAAGGTGAGTCCGTGCTCAGCACCCCTGGCGGCGCGCTCTGGGCCACAGTGCTGCTGGTGGTCTGGCGATTCGCCGGCTTCTACATGCTGCTCATGATGGTGGGCCTGCAAGCCATACCGGGTGAGGTGTACGAGGCCGCGAAACTCGACGGCGCGGGTCGGCTGAAGACCCTGATGCGGGTGACCATCCCGCTCCTTCGACCCACCATCGCGATGACCCTGATCATGTCGATCACCGGATCCCTCCTGGCGTTCGACCAGTTCTACATCCTCACCGAAGGCGGACCGAACAACTCCACGATGACCATCGTCCAGCTGATCTACCGGGAAGCTTTCCAAACCAACCGGGACCTCGGAATGGCCGCGGCACTGACCGTGATGCTTCTCATCGCTCTGGTCATCATCAACGCCATCCAGCTGAGGGCACTGCGCGTCGGTGCTGACGAGGACTGA
- a CDS encoding sugar ABC transporter substrate-binding protein: MTTPLRRRGKVAVAVFATVGAVALTLSGCSSSANGTTNSSAIPEAGTDDGATITMWSRAPLQKQATNAVNDYNKTHKNQVKLTLLPNDDVEGKVGAAVQTNSLPDLLAGDVVRVPYWTKEGVFMDLTKQIDALPNKSDIQSGHIAAGTVDGKEHTLPFVSDISVMVWNEDLFQQAGLDPAKGPANLDDFVKDAKAVAGLNQPGVAGTYVAGESGGALAFTLFPMIWGSGDDALNKAGTTSLLASSNAQKIYSGLRELADMPNGIGAGSKTDTGATWTAPFQNGKIGVMAYPFTAVSALFKTSPFKIGVAPIPGVDSGSSTFLGGDAIGISKSSKHSAEAWNFLSWLMTEKAQKTVFADNNDTASNIKVLENDYTGADPRTLIGNATVKTGQTPIAENFNTAFNAAGSPWQILIQDAIWGDASKTKANNDAITAALGG; encoded by the coding sequence ATGACCACTCCCCTTCGCCGCCGCGGCAAAGTCGCCGTCGCGGTTTTCGCGACAGTCGGCGCCGTGGCGCTGACTCTTTCCGGCTGCTCCAGTTCCGCCAACGGCACCACGAACAGCTCCGCCATTCCCGAAGCCGGCACCGACGACGGCGCGACGATCACGATGTGGTCGCGAGCCCCGCTGCAGAAGCAGGCGACCAACGCGGTCAACGACTACAACAAGACCCACAAGAACCAGGTCAAGCTGACGCTGCTGCCCAACGATGATGTCGAGGGCAAGGTGGGAGCCGCTGTGCAGACCAACAGCCTGCCCGACCTGCTCGCGGGCGACGTCGTCCGGGTCCCTTACTGGACCAAGGAGGGCGTCTTCATGGACCTGACCAAACAGATCGACGCGCTGCCGAACAAGTCCGACATCCAGTCGGGTCACATCGCCGCAGGCACGGTCGACGGCAAGGAGCACACTCTCCCGTTCGTCTCCGACATCTCGGTGATGGTGTGGAATGAGGATCTGTTCCAGCAGGCCGGGCTCGACCCGGCGAAGGGTCCGGCGAATCTCGATGACTTCGTCAAGGACGCGAAGGCCGTCGCCGGCTTGAACCAGCCGGGCGTGGCCGGCACGTATGTCGCCGGCGAGTCAGGAGGAGCGCTCGCGTTCACGCTCTTCCCCATGATCTGGGGCAGCGGTGACGACGCGCTGAACAAGGCGGGCACCACGTCGTTGCTCGCCAGCTCCAACGCACAGAAGATCTACTCCGGCCTGCGCGAGCTCGCCGACATGCCGAACGGCATCGGTGCCGGCTCCAAGACGGACACCGGCGCCACCTGGACCGCTCCGTTCCAGAACGGGAAGATCGGCGTGATGGCCTACCCCTTCACTGCGGTCAGTGCCCTCTTCAAGACCTCGCCGTTCAAGATCGGCGTGGCTCCGATCCCCGGCGTGGACAGCGGTTCGTCGACCTTCCTCGGCGGTGACGCGATCGGCATCAGCAAGAGCTCCAAGCACTCAGCGGAGGCGTGGAACTTCCTTTCCTGGCTGATGACGGAGAAGGCGCAGAAGACGGTGTTCGCCGACAACAACGACACCGCCTCCAACATCAAGGTGCTGGAGAACGACTACACCGGCGCCGATCCTCGCACCCTGATCGGGAACGCGACAGTGAAGACCGGGCAGACCCCGATCGCGGAGAACTTCAACACGGCGTTCAACGCGGCCGGCAGCCCCTGGCAGATCCTGATCCAGGATGCCATCTGGGGTGACGCGTCCAAGACCAAGGCGAACAACGACGCGATCACGGCGGCTCTGGGTGGTTGA
- a CDS encoding NEW3 domain-containing protein, whose translation MASAAAVKAPSTDYQPMPSLPTNVCGDSSPKQVGTNAPLPSDPHGFGYANESILGWQGNYYAPLTYLSGSYFARGVPTHYTAGGTTYCGAMYSFGVYTYGLASGQAPAAGSVQWNEADGYLPAMTTSFSRAGADVTITNFADAQKVDGALTELVYTRITIKNTTTGDLAVPPGASGANLVTLTSSPDDIPAGGTATDEYVSAVDTFSSTTPLPAAADLTNVSSYNSAYKHMASNWNSMLDTAPSLSLPNTELPSTGLAKPGDAISNAYKAAYIYTRMVQTGEAQFSGANNYDWVLNHDAPSILDNRFAVGDFTDAQNLLLTARISEQPNFDENGANWYWDGLWKTPTAWADYLQGTGDTAFVSKYFHDDASGSSQWGPSLYTIMHTYLQQQLNSSTGYLKTSFDNDSTGTWLFDDEAALAGIASYEYIATTLGNTAEASWAAQQYNSLLAATNAGLAANEKASGQQFLPCEVNQPVSADRCATANDANWAGSNLWSQNVWDVFLAGGALNGTLGDPDQSDNLYTVGYGRLAAGTGVPFPSFGAYSGYSVALNTGYASAGLYGTQYRDLPLTSYAWQIQNTTGGPNAWWEANGSAPNPNNPWAGSHAAPQFGAVPYAWPLASQTQTVQQSIAVLGRTQTGTTASPSFGSTLYVGRGIPDTWIADGQTISLGNLTNSYNVANGHRTTYGVSIATKTVRGARQVTMDLTGKLPTDSVQLQLPSFATAGVTSVVNGTWDATSHTVTVRPHKTEVVVTLGNSSAPTLAAQVGNTPAGSQPVLKAGDSTPVSLTITNPGSASIKADAAIAAPSGWTVSGGSSSAISIAAGGSTAVTWNVTAPSSASGKVSLPLSVTYTGAAGAGGTVSIAPAVVVQRPLPVPAGSTDLALQGATPSASYTSPWESVKAINDGVYPPQSNDTSGNLRWGTWPNVGPQWIELDWAQAVTTNGSALYFFDDGGGVFTPSSWNVQYWTGSAWADVTNATAYGTATDTFNQVGYDSVTTTKLRVNLVSTQPVGVLEWVVDSTPGQ comes from the coding sequence ATGGCGTCAGCCGCTGCCGTGAAAGCACCATCCACCGACTATCAACCGATGCCGTCGCTGCCCACCAACGTGTGCGGCGACTCCTCGCCCAAGCAAGTCGGAACGAACGCTCCGCTGCCGAGCGATCCGCATGGGTTCGGCTATGCCAACGAGTCGATCCTCGGCTGGCAGGGCAACTACTACGCACCATTGACCTATCTGTCGGGCTCCTACTTCGCCAGGGGAGTGCCGACGCATTACACCGCGGGCGGAACGACCTACTGCGGCGCGATGTACAGCTTCGGCGTCTACACCTACGGACTCGCCTCCGGCCAGGCTCCCGCAGCGGGATCGGTCCAGTGGAACGAGGCTGACGGGTACCTGCCGGCCATGACGACGTCCTTCTCACGCGCCGGAGCGGACGTCACCATCACGAACTTCGCGGACGCCCAGAAAGTGGACGGCGCGCTCACCGAACTCGTCTACACGCGCATCACCATCAAGAACACCACGACGGGCGATCTGGCCGTCCCGCCCGGAGCATCCGGCGCGAACCTCGTCACCCTGACGTCATCGCCGGATGACATACCCGCAGGCGGCACGGCGACCGACGAGTACGTGTCCGCTGTCGACACGTTCAGCAGCACCACGCCGCTTCCGGCCGCTGCTGACCTGACGAACGTTTCGAGCTACAACAGCGCCTACAAGCACATGGCGAGCAACTGGAACTCCATGCTCGACACCGCACCCTCGCTGTCGCTGCCCAACACCGAACTGCCCTCGACAGGACTGGCGAAGCCGGGCGACGCCATCTCCAACGCCTACAAGGCGGCGTACATCTACACCCGCATGGTGCAGACAGGGGAGGCCCAGTTCTCCGGGGCGAACAACTACGACTGGGTGCTGAACCACGACGCGCCGAGCATCCTCGACAACCGGTTCGCGGTCGGCGACTTCACCGATGCACAGAACTTGTTGCTGACTGCGCGCATCTCCGAGCAGCCGAACTTCGACGAGAACGGGGCGAACTGGTACTGGGACGGCCTCTGGAAGACGCCGACTGCATGGGCTGACTACCTGCAGGGAACAGGCGACACCGCCTTCGTCAGCAAGTACTTCCACGACGACGCATCAGGCTCCAGCCAATGGGGTCCGAGCCTCTACACGATCATGCACACGTACCTTCAGCAGCAGTTGAACTCCAGCACCGGGTATCTGAAGACGTCGTTCGACAACGACAGCACTGGCACCTGGCTCTTCGACGATGAGGCGGCGCTCGCCGGCATCGCGTCGTACGAGTACATCGCCACCACTTTGGGCAACACCGCCGAAGCTAGCTGGGCTGCTCAGCAGTACAACAGCCTTCTGGCGGCGACGAACGCCGGCCTGGCCGCGAACGAAAAGGCATCAGGGCAGCAGTTCCTGCCGTGCGAGGTGAACCAGCCGGTGAGTGCAGATCGGTGTGCAACTGCGAACGACGCGAACTGGGCAGGATCGAACCTGTGGAGCCAGAACGTGTGGGACGTATTCCTCGCGGGCGGCGCACTCAACGGAACGCTGGGTGATCCTGACCAGTCGGACAACCTCTACACCGTCGGTTACGGGCGCCTTGCTGCCGGCACCGGTGTTCCGTTCCCCTCCTTCGGTGCGTACTCCGGGTACAGCGTGGCGCTGAACACCGGTTACGCCTCGGCGGGCCTGTACGGCACCCAGTACCGCGACCTGCCGCTGACCAGCTATGCGTGGCAGATCCAGAACACCACCGGCGGCCCCAACGCGTGGTGGGAAGCCAACGGTTCGGCTCCGAACCCGAACAACCCATGGGCGGGCAGCCATGCCGCACCGCAGTTCGGTGCCGTCCCCTACGCCTGGCCGCTCGCAAGCCAGACGCAGACTGTCCAGCAGTCGATCGCCGTGCTCGGCCGCACCCAGACCGGTACCACGGCGAGCCCGTCGTTCGGAAGCACTCTCTATGTCGGTCGGGGGATCCCCGACACCTGGATCGCCGATGGGCAGACCATCTCGCTGGGCAACCTGACGAACAGCTACAACGTGGCGAACGGGCACCGGACGACCTACGGCGTCTCCATTGCGACGAAGACCGTCCGGGGCGCGCGCCAGGTGACGATGGATCTCACGGGAAAGCTGCCCACCGATTCCGTGCAGCTGCAGTTGCCGTCCTTCGCCACGGCCGGCGTCACCTCCGTCGTCAACGGCACGTGGGATGCGACCTCGCACACCGTCACCGTGCGCCCGCACAAGACTGAGGTCGTCGTCACCCTCGGCAACTCGAGTGCGCCCACTCTCGCAGCCCAGGTGGGGAACACGCCCGCGGGATCGCAGCCGGTGCTGAAGGCAGGCGATTCCACTCCGGTGTCGCTGACCATCACGAACCCGGGTAGCGCTTCGATCAAGGCGGATGCTGCGATCGCGGCGCCGTCGGGTTGGACCGTCTCCGGAGGCTCTTCGTCGGCGATCTCCATCGCCGCCGGTGGGTCCACAGCGGTCACCTGGAACGTCACCGCGCCTTCGTCGGCGTCAGGCAAGGTGTCGCTGCCGCTTTCGGTGACCTACACCGGGGCGGCCGGCGCCGGAGGAACAGTGAGCATCGCACCGGCGGTCGTCGTGCAGCGCCCGCTTCCGGTCCCAGCGGGGTCGACCGACCTCGCCCTCCAAGGGGCGACACCGAGCGCGTCGTACACGTCACCGTGGGAAAGCGTGAAGGCGATCAACGACGGCGTCTATCCGCCTCAGTCGAACGACACCTCGGGCAATCTGCGTTGGGGGACGTGGCCCAACGTCGGACCCCAGTGGATCGAACTCGATTGGGCGCAGGCCGTGACGACGAACGGATCCGCACTGTACTTCTTCGATGACGGTGGCGGAGTCTTCACCCCGTCCTCCTGGAACGTGCAGTACTGGACCGGTTCTGCGTGGGCCGACGTCACCAACGCCACTGCATACGGCACGGCGACGGACACGTTCAACCAGGTCGGCTACGACTCCGTGACCACCACCAAGCTGCGCGTGAACCTGGTGAGCACGCAGCCGGTGGGCGTTCTCGAATGGGTCGTCGACTCGACGCCGGGACAGTAG
- a CDS encoding beta-L-arabinofuranosidase domain-containing protein, which yields MTLTSPSRRVTTPVTPANPSHGALRPLGLSEVQITGGFWSRMQSVNADGTLPHIAHWLEREGWLGNFDLAATGSLTPENRRGREFSDSEVYKYLEAVSWQLGEHRDDKLEKHFRSVVSRVAAAQEPDGYVNTRFGRPGQQARWSDLAWGHELYCAGHLFQAAVARIRTKPDADDGLAQVATRLADLICEVFGVDGIQSVCGHAEVETGLVELGRATGSDKYIEQARIFIERRGTGVLPDIEFGRAYYQDDIPVRDADVLRGHAVRANYLASGAVDVAIETADGVLLDSLTRQWQNTVARRTYITGGQGSHHQDEAFGEDFELPPDRAYSETCASVASIQFSWRLLLAHGDSKYADLIERTLYNVVATSPAADGRSFYYANTLHCRVPGEPADPDAVSPRAEASLRAPWFTVTCCPPNVARTLASLDAYVATASAEGIQIHQYAPAKIATTLDDGESIELSIETDYPTTGAVTIRPLRDASKPWTLQLRVPAWANGSSLTVNGGVVPAEPGYVTHRRQFRAGDEIVLDLPIEPRLSEPDRRIDAVRGAVAVERGPVVYALESVDLPDGWGDVSNIVIDTSVAPQDQGERVVVQLARSIAGEKPWPYNTSDPSHETHSSLVPLIAYHDWAERGPSTMRIWLPTL from the coding sequence ATGACCCTGACCAGCCCCTCCCGACGAGTCACTACGCCCGTCACTCCCGCCAACCCTTCGCACGGAGCACTGCGCCCGCTCGGCCTCAGCGAGGTGCAGATCACGGGAGGATTCTGGTCACGGATGCAAAGCGTCAACGCCGACGGCACGCTGCCGCACATCGCCCACTGGCTCGAGCGCGAGGGTTGGCTCGGAAACTTCGACCTCGCGGCGACCGGAAGCCTCACCCCGGAGAATCGGCGCGGCCGCGAGTTCTCCGACTCCGAGGTCTACAAGTACCTGGAGGCCGTCTCCTGGCAACTCGGCGAACACCGCGACGACAAGCTCGAGAAGCACTTCCGCTCTGTCGTCAGCCGGGTCGCCGCGGCACAAGAGCCTGACGGGTATGTGAACACCCGATTCGGCCGGCCGGGACAGCAAGCGCGCTGGTCCGATCTGGCATGGGGACACGAGCTCTATTGCGCCGGCCACCTCTTCCAGGCCGCGGTTGCGCGCATCCGCACCAAACCCGACGCCGACGATGGTCTCGCCCAGGTGGCAACCCGCCTCGCGGACCTCATCTGCGAGGTGTTCGGCGTTGATGGCATCCAATCGGTCTGCGGGCACGCGGAAGTCGAGACGGGCCTCGTCGAACTCGGCCGTGCCACCGGCAGCGACAAGTACATCGAACAAGCCCGGATCTTCATCGAGCGGCGCGGCACCGGAGTCCTTCCGGACATCGAATTCGGTCGTGCCTACTACCAGGACGACATTCCCGTACGTGACGCCGATGTGCTGCGCGGTCACGCCGTACGCGCAAACTACCTCGCCTCTGGCGCGGTCGACGTGGCCATCGAGACCGCCGACGGGGTCCTGCTCGACTCGCTCACCCGTCAGTGGCAGAACACGGTCGCGCGCCGCACCTACATCACCGGTGGGCAGGGCTCCCACCACCAGGACGAAGCATTCGGCGAGGACTTCGAGCTCCCGCCGGACAGGGCCTACTCGGAAACCTGCGCCAGCGTGGCGTCCATTCAGTTCAGCTGGAGGCTTCTGCTCGCACACGGCGACTCGAAGTACGCGGATCTCATCGAACGCACGCTCTACAACGTTGTCGCCACCTCGCCCGCCGCGGACGGTCGCAGCTTCTACTACGCCAACACACTCCACTGCCGGGTCCCGGGAGAGCCGGCAGACCCGGACGCCGTTTCGCCGCGCGCCGAAGCATCCCTGCGGGCGCCGTGGTTCACGGTCACGTGCTGTCCCCCCAACGTCGCGCGCACCTTGGCCAGCCTGGACGCGTACGTCGCCACCGCATCCGCCGAGGGCATCCAGATACACCAATACGCCCCGGCCAAGATCGCGACAACGCTCGACGACGGGGAGAGCATCGAACTGTCGATCGAGACCGACTACCCCACGACCGGAGCGGTGACGATCCGCCCGCTGCGCGACGCAAGCAAGCCGTGGACCCTCCAGTTGCGTGTGCCCGCCTGGGCGAACGGATCCAGCTTGACCGTCAATGGTGGGGTGGTGCCCGCCGAACCGGGATACGTGACCCACCGCCGCCAGTTCCGCGCCGGCGACGAGATCGTGCTCGACCTGCCGATCGAGCCGCGGCTTTCCGAGCCGGACCGACGCATCGACGCCGTGCGCGGCGCGGTCGCCGTCGAGCGCGGACCGGTCGTGTACGCGCTCGAGTCCGTCGATCTGCCCGATGGATGGGGGGACGTCTCGAACATCGTCATCGATACGTCGGTCGCACCGCAGGACCAGGGCGAGCGGGTGGTCGTCCAACTCGCACGCAGCATCGCAGGCGAGAAGCCCTGGCCCTACAACACCTCCGACCCCAGCCACGAAACCCACAGCTCGCTGGTGCCACTCATCGCGTACCACGACTGGGCCGAACGGGGTCCGTCCACGATGCGCATCTGGCTCCCGACGCTCTAA
- a CDS encoding carbohydrate ABC transporter permease has product MKTTKVTTQSTYYVLTTVLAIVFLLPLVWAVIVSVSPAQGTAQIHGFGFGNYTKMFDYGLGLPTYLKNSLILSISATVLTIVLAATGGYAFARFRFWGKNTLFVLVLSIMMIPYAALLIPLLVWMNQIGLQNSLFGVALVLTLFQMPFGIFMMRNSFSAVPRELEDAALMDGCNTFQAFYRVMIPAVRPAIVTVGLFSYLAAWNDFIISLYLLGADNSPLPLALVNMRQQTMGVIDYGSTTAGVVVLTIPALILFLALQRYYVRGFTDGAIKG; this is encoded by the coding sequence ATGAAGACGACCAAAGTCACAACCCAGTCCACGTACTACGTGCTGACCACAGTTCTTGCCATAGTCTTCCTGCTGCCACTCGTCTGGGCGGTCATCGTGTCGGTCTCGCCGGCCCAAGGCACGGCGCAGATCCACGGATTCGGGTTCGGCAACTACACGAAGATGTTCGACTACGGGTTGGGGCTTCCGACCTACCTGAAGAACTCGCTGATCCTCTCGATCAGCGCAACCGTCCTCACGATCGTGCTCGCAGCGACCGGAGGTTATGCGTTCGCGCGGTTCCGGTTCTGGGGCAAGAACACCCTCTTCGTCCTCGTGCTGTCGATCATGATGATCCCGTACGCCGCACTGCTGATTCCTCTGCTGGTCTGGATGAACCAGATCGGACTGCAGAACTCTCTCTTCGGGGTGGCACTGGTCCTCACCCTGTTCCAGATGCCGTTCGGGATCTTCATGATGCGGAACTCCTTCTCGGCAGTCCCGCGCGAACTCGAAGACGCGGCGTTGATGGACGGATGCAATACCTTTCAGGCCTTCTATCGCGTCATGATCCCCGCGGTGCGCCCCGCCATCGTGACCGTCGGCCTGTTCTCCTACCTGGCAGCGTGGAATGACTTCATCATCTCGCTCTACCTCCTCGGTGCCGACAATTCGCCGCTGCCGCTGGCGCTCGTCAACATGCGTCAACAGACCATGGGGGTCATCGACTACGGGTCGACCACCGCCGGAGTCGTCGTCCTGACCATCCCCGCGCTCATCCTCTTCCTGGCCCTTCAGCGCTATTACGTTCGCGGATTCACCGACGGTGCGATCAAGGGGTAG